The following are from one region of the Streptomyces decoyicus genome:
- the ggt gene encoding gamma-glutamyltransferase translates to MTTARRLTVLGAAAALAGSLVTVPAAAGSAAPARPAPAAQDSAPTATPEKTPVAVGHGGAVSSVDPDASAAGIAVLEKGGNAVDAAVATAAALGVTEPYSAGIGGGGYFVSYDAKSKTLRTLDGRETAPRSAGKDLFLENGTPIPFADAVTSGLSVGTPGTPATWDTALRKWGSRSLGQVLQPARKLARDGFTVDPTFRQQTADNEARFRDFPASAGLFLPGGKLPVVGSTMKNPDLARTYGELAEKGVRALYDGAVGRDIVRTVQKPPVRTGSTRKVRPGELTAGDLRAYRALGQAPTHTRYRGLDVYGIGPSSSGGTSVAEALNILEKSDVSRLSRRQYLHRYLEASRIAFADRGRWVGDPAQEDVPVKGLTSQRFADARACLIHDGKALTSPLAPGDPRHPKRCASGGKAAPTTYEGENTTHLTVADKWGNVVAYTLTIEQTGGSGIVVPHRGFLLNNELTDFSFAPADPAVHDPNLPGPGKRPRSSISPTIVLRHGRPVVALGSPGGATIITTVLQTLVNHLDRGMPLVDAIAAPRASQRNAAATELEPGLWNSPVRGQLEAIGHAFKQNPEIGAATGVQRLPDGRWLAAAEKVRRGGGSAMVVHRS, encoded by the coding sequence ATGACCACAGCCCGACGTCTCACCGTCCTGGGAGCGGCCGCCGCGCTGGCCGGCTCCCTGGTGACGGTCCCGGCCGCCGCCGGCTCCGCCGCGCCCGCGCGGCCGGCCCCCGCGGCCCAGGACAGCGCCCCCACCGCCACACCGGAGAAGACCCCGGTCGCCGTCGGCCACGGCGGGGCCGTCTCCAGCGTCGACCCGGATGCCTCGGCCGCCGGTATCGCGGTGCTCGAGAAGGGCGGCAACGCCGTGGACGCGGCGGTCGCCACCGCCGCCGCCCTCGGCGTCACCGAGCCCTACTCCGCGGGCATCGGTGGCGGCGGCTACTTCGTCTCGTACGACGCCAAGTCCAAGACCCTGCGCACCCTCGACGGCCGGGAGACCGCCCCGCGCTCCGCCGGCAAGGACCTCTTCCTGGAGAACGGCACCCCGATCCCGTTCGCCGACGCGGTCACCAGCGGGCTGAGCGTCGGCACCCCGGGCACCCCCGCCACCTGGGACACCGCCCTGCGCAAGTGGGGCAGCCGGTCCCTGGGCCAGGTGCTGCAGCCCGCCCGGAAGCTGGCCCGGGACGGCTTCACGGTCGACCCGACCTTCCGTCAGCAGACCGCGGACAACGAGGCACGCTTCCGGGACTTCCCGGCGAGCGCCGGGCTCTTCCTGCCCGGCGGCAAGCTGCCGGTCGTCGGCTCGACGATGAAGAACCCCGATCTGGCCCGTACGTACGGGGAGTTGGCGGAGAAGGGCGTCCGGGCGCTCTACGACGGCGCAGTGGGCCGGGACATCGTCCGCACCGTCCAGAAGCCACCGGTGCGCACCGGATCGACCCGTAAGGTACGGCCCGGCGAGCTGACCGCGGGCGATCTGCGCGCCTACCGGGCCCTCGGCCAGGCGCCGACCCACACCCGCTACCGCGGCCTCGACGTCTACGGCATCGGGCCGTCCTCCTCCGGCGGCACCAGCGTCGCCGAGGCGCTCAACATCCTGGAGAAGAGCGACGTCTCCCGGCTGAGCCGGCGGCAGTACCTCCACCGCTACCTGGAGGCCAGCCGGATCGCCTTCGCCGACCGTGGCCGCTGGGTCGGCGACCCGGCGCAGGAGGACGTACCGGTCAAGGGCCTCACCTCGCAGCGGTTCGCCGATGCCCGCGCCTGCCTCATCCACGACGGCAAGGCGCTGACCAGCCCGCTCGCCCCCGGTGACCCGCGCCATCCGAAGCGCTGCGCCAGTGGCGGCAAGGCCGCGCCGACGACGTACGAGGGGGAGAACACCACCCATCTGACGGTCGCCGACAAGTGGGGCAATGTCGTCGCCTACACCCTGACCATCGAGCAGACCGGCGGCAGCGGCATCGTCGTCCCGCACCGTGGCTTCCTGCTCAACAACGAGCTGACCGACTTCTCCTTCGCGCCCGCGGACCCCGCCGTCCACGACCCGAATCTGCCCGGGCCCGGCAAGCGGCCGCGCTCGTCGATCTCGCCGACGATCGTGCTGCGGCACGGCCGGCCGGTGGTGGCGCTCGGCTCGCCCGGCGGCGCGACCATCATCACCACCGTGCTCCAGACCCTGGTCAACCACCTCGACCGCGGGATGCCGCTGGTCGACGCCATCGCCGCGCCGCGTGCCAGTCAGCGCAACGCGGCGGCGACCGAACTCGAACCCGGCCTGTGGAACAGCCCGGTCCGGGGGCAACTCGAAGCGATCGGACATGCCTTCAAGCAGAACCCGGAGATCGGCGCGGCCACCGGCGTCCAGCGGCTGCCGGACGGCCGCTGGCTGGCGGCGGCCGAGAAGGTACGGCGCGGCGGCGGCTCGGCGATGGTCGTCCACCGGTCGTAA
- a CDS encoding aspartate aminotransferase family protein: MTQTPQDTAALHARHQAVLPSWLSLYYERPLELTHGEGRHVWDAEGNRYLDFFGGILTTMTAHALPEVTKAVSEQAGRIIHTSTLYLSRPMVELAERIVALSGIPDARVFFTTSGTEANDAALLLATTHRRSNQILAMRNSYHGRSFSTVGITGNQSWSPTSLSPLQTLYVHGGVRSRGPYAELSDAEYTAACVADLEDMLQQTAGGVAALIAEPVQGVGGFTMPPDGLYAAFREVLARHGILWISDEVQTGWGRTGDHFWGWQAHAGQGPPDMLTFAKGIGNGMSIGGVVARAEVMNSLSANSISTFGGSPVTMAAGLANLNYLLEHDLQGNARRVGGLLIERLRAVAAGLEFVREVRGRGLMIGIELVRPGTDERSPEAASLVVEAARERGLLVGKGGQGGASLRIAPPMTLTVAEAEEGADLLADALRAAHSMAAAS, translated from the coding sequence ATGACCCAGACCCCCCAGGACACGGCCGCCCTGCACGCCCGCCACCAGGCCGTCCTGCCCTCCTGGCTCAGCCTCTACTACGAGCGGCCCCTCGAACTCACCCACGGCGAGGGCCGCCACGTCTGGGACGCCGAGGGCAACCGCTACCTCGACTTCTTCGGCGGCATCCTCACCACCATGACGGCGCATGCGCTGCCCGAGGTGACCAAGGCCGTCAGCGAGCAGGCCGGCCGCATCATCCACACCTCCACGCTCTACCTCTCCCGCCCCATGGTCGAGCTGGCGGAGCGGATCGTGGCGCTCTCCGGCATCCCCGACGCCCGGGTCTTCTTCACCACCTCCGGTACGGAGGCCAATGACGCGGCCCTGCTGCTGGCCACCACGCACCGCCGCTCCAACCAGATCCTGGCGATGCGCAACAGCTACCACGGCCGCTCGTTCTCCACCGTCGGCATCACCGGCAACCAGAGCTGGTCGCCGACCAGCCTCTCGCCGCTTCAGACGCTCTATGTGCACGGCGGGGTACGCAGCCGCGGCCCGTACGCGGAGCTGAGCGATGCCGAGTACACCGCCGCCTGCGTCGCCGACCTGGAGGACATGCTCCAGCAGACCGCGGGCGGTGTCGCCGCGCTGATCGCCGAACCGGTCCAGGGCGTCGGCGGGTTCACCATGCCGCCCGACGGCCTCTACGCCGCGTTCCGCGAGGTGCTCGCGCGGCACGGCATCCTCTGGATCAGCGATGAGGTGCAGACCGGCTGGGGCCGCACCGGCGACCACTTCTGGGGCTGGCAGGCGCACGCCGGCCAGGGCCCGCCCGACATGCTCACCTTCGCCAAGGGCATCGGCAACGGCATGTCCATCGGCGGCGTGGTGGCCCGCGCCGAGGTGATGAACTCGCTCTCCGCGAACTCCATCTCCACCTTCGGCGGCAGCCCGGTCACCATGGCCGCGGGCCTGGCCAACCTCAACTACCTCCTCGAACACGACCTCCAGGGCAACGCCCGGCGGGTCGGCGGTCTGCTCATCGAGCGGCTGCGGGCGGTCGCGGCCGGCCTGGAATTCGTCCGGGAAGTGCGCGGCCGCGGCCTGATGATCGGTATCGAACTGGTCCGCCCCGGCACCGACGAGCGCTCGCCCGAGGCCGCTTCGCTGGTCGTGGAGGCCGCCAGGGAACGCGGTCTGCTGGTCGGCAAGGGCGGCCAGGGCGGCGCCTCGCTGCGGATCGCCCCGCCGATGACGCTGACCGTCGCCGAGGCCGAGGAGGGCGCGGATCTGCTCGCGGACGCGCTGCGGGCGGCGCACAGCATGGCGGCCGCTTCCTAG
- a CDS encoding MarR family winged helix-turn-helix transcriptional regulator — MPENDQERLATDLGAAVSQLMRHLRAASPQGELTPTQRAVISRIDTDGPATIAALARAELVRPQSMRLTVGALEERGVLARSPHPTDGRQVVFSLTEEGRRMLGAVRQAKQNWLAVAIADRLTTQEQQTLATATELMRRLMPE; from the coding sequence ATGCCGGAAAACGACCAGGAACGCCTGGCGACAGATCTGGGCGCCGCGGTGTCGCAGCTCATGCGTCATCTGCGTGCCGCCTCGCCCCAGGGCGAGCTCACCCCGACCCAGCGGGCGGTGATCTCCCGGATCGACACCGACGGGCCGGCCACCATCGCGGCGCTGGCCCGCGCCGAGCTGGTCCGGCCGCAGTCCATGCGGCTGACCGTCGGCGCGCTGGAGGAGCGCGGTGTGCTCGCCCGCAGCCCGCATCCGACGGACGGGCGCCAGGTCGTCTTCTCCCTCACCGAGGAGGGCCGCCGGATGCTCGGCGCCGTACGGCAGGCCAAACAGAACTGGCTGGCGGTGGCCATCGCCGACCGGCTGACCACGCAGGAGCAGCAGACCCTGGCGACGGCCACCGAGCTGATGCGGCGGCTGATGCCGGAATGA
- a CDS encoding ABC transporter substrate-binding protein — translation MEHSTPWEFSDDRGRLAVAGDRPLRIVAYIQAGATLWDHGIRPVGLFGSQHDGAAPDPAKAGELPLAEIPYLGSGGALHPDTLLEAEPDLVVAVTYDGEQVYGLEQKTALELETHVPLATVAVGPGRSLAEVRERFAALAGSLGRGESPAAARELDAAEDALRQATGGPVRPRVLALSPAGPERVHLARPSSWPDLRALTEHGVGLLEPAAGAGVNWSTVGWAEAAAMGPDIVLMDVRVNAARPQELRADEHWRAIEARARLLPWNPEAPCSRRAHTCFFTLLAETVRASAGTE, via the coding sequence ATGGAGCACAGCACACCGTGGGAGTTCTCCGACGACCGGGGGCGCCTTGCGGTGGCCGGGGACCGGCCGTTGCGGATCGTGGCGTACATACAGGCGGGGGCGACGCTGTGGGACCACGGTATACGTCCCGTGGGCCTCTTCGGGTCCCAGCACGACGGCGCCGCCCCCGACCCCGCCAAGGCCGGTGAGCTGCCGCTCGCGGAGATCCCCTACCTGGGTTCGGGCGGTGCGCTGCACCCGGACACCCTGCTGGAGGCGGAACCGGACCTCGTCGTGGCCGTGACCTATGACGGCGAGCAGGTCTACGGGCTGGAGCAGAAGACCGCGCTGGAGCTGGAGACACATGTCCCTCTCGCCACGGTCGCGGTGGGCCCCGGCCGGAGCCTGGCCGAGGTGCGCGAACGCTTCGCTGCGCTCGCCGGTTCGCTCGGCCGGGGCGAATCCCCGGCCGCCGCCCGCGAGTTGGACGCCGCGGAGGATGCCCTGCGGCAGGCGACCGGCGGCCCCGTGCGGCCGCGGGTGCTGGCGCTGTCGCCCGCGGGCCCGGAGCGGGTGCATCTGGCCCGGCCCAGCTCCTGGCCCGATCTGCGGGCGCTGACCGAACACGGCGTCGGGCTGCTGGAACCGGCCGCGGGCGCCGGGGTGAACTGGTCCACGGTCGGCTGGGCGGAGGCCGCGGCGATGGGCCCGGACATCGTGCTCATGGACGTACGGGTCAATGCCGCCCGGCCCCAGGAGCTCCGGGCCGACGAGCACTGGCGCGCGATCGAGGCGCGGGCCCGGCTGCTGCCGTGGAACCCGGAGGCCCCGTGCAGCCGGCGCGCGCACACCTGTTTCTTCACCCTGCTGGCCGAGACGGTGCGCGCGTCCGCCGGGACGGAGTGA
- a CDS encoding amidase, translated as MSVDESQDSGTGSAPAGHIGATAGELEGLAEQARALAEGRVTSTALVRRSLERIEATQSSVNAFRRVRAEAAMAEAAEADRRLAAGERLPLLGVPVAVKDDTDVAGEPTAFGCAGEFLPKERDAEVVRRLRAAGAVIVGKTNACELGQWPFTEGPAFGNTCNPWNLAHTPGGSSGGSAAAVAAGLVPAALGTDGAGSVRIPAAWSHLVGIKPQRGRISTWPDPEAFQGITGIGPLARTVEDAALLLDVASGNHDGDLHRPPAIAAREAAGRDPGRLRIALSWKAAFTFTPKPLHPDVRAAVTGVARTLARLGHFVEEAEPDYGLVGLAFVPRATAGVGEWADRVPDRSLLDRRTREAARMGRLLGGPLLRRARAVEKRQQRRIGALFGPYDVLLTPTTATPPPRIGTLAKLSGWRTDQAMIAACPYAWPWNVLGWPGVSVPAGFSSDGLPLGAQLLGPAHGEPRLISLAAQLQDDLRWHERRPAAHPASLGGVRL; from the coding sequence GTGAGCGTTGACGAGAGCCAGGACAGCGGGACCGGGTCGGCCCCGGCCGGGCACATCGGTGCCACGGCGGGGGAGTTGGAGGGCCTCGCCGAGCAGGCACGGGCGCTCGCCGAGGGACGGGTGACCTCGACCGCGCTGGTCCGGCGGTCGCTGGAGCGCATCGAGGCCACCCAGAGCAGCGTCAACGCCTTCCGGCGGGTACGGGCCGAGGCGGCCATGGCGGAGGCGGCGGAGGCCGACCGCAGGCTGGCGGCCGGGGAGCGGCTGCCGCTGCTCGGAGTGCCGGTCGCGGTCAAGGACGACACCGATGTGGCGGGTGAGCCCACCGCGTTCGGCTGTGCCGGCGAGTTCCTGCCCAAGGAGCGCGATGCCGAGGTCGTCCGGCGGCTGCGCGCGGCCGGCGCGGTCATCGTCGGCAAGACCAACGCCTGCGAACTGGGCCAGTGGCCGTTCACCGAGGGCCCGGCCTTCGGCAACACCTGCAACCCCTGGAACCTCGCGCACACCCCGGGCGGCTCCTCCGGCGGCTCGGCCGCCGCGGTCGCGGCCGGGCTGGTCCCCGCCGCCCTCGGCACCGACGGCGCCGGTTCGGTCCGGATCCCCGCCGCCTGGTCCCATCTCGTCGGCATCAAACCCCAGCGCGGCCGGATCTCCACCTGGCCCGACCCGGAGGCCTTCCAGGGGATCACCGGCATCGGCCCGCTGGCCCGTACGGTCGAGGACGCGGCGCTGCTGCTGGACGTGGCCAGCGGCAACCACGACGGCGATCTGCACCGGCCGCCCGCCATCGCGGCGCGCGAGGCCGCCGGCCGCGACCCGGGCCGGCTGCGCATCGCCCTGTCGTGGAAGGCCGCCTTCACCTTCACCCCCAAGCCGCTGCACCCCGATGTCCGGGCCGCGGTGACCGGTGTGGCCCGCACCCTCGCCCGCCTGGGGCACTTCGTCGAGGAGGCGGAGCCGGACTACGGGCTGGTCGGGCTGGCCTTCGTCCCGCGTGCCACGGCCGGGGTGGGGGAGTGGGCGGACCGGGTCCCCGACCGCTCCCTCCTGGACCGCCGCACGCGGGAAGCGGCACGGATGGGCCGGCTGCTCGGCGGCCCCTTACTGCGCCGGGCGCGCGCCGTCGAGAAGCGTCAACAGCGCCGGATCGGCGCGCTGTTCGGCCCCTATGACGTGCTGCTGACACCGACCACCGCCACCCCGCCGCCGCGCATCGGCACCCTCGCCAAGCTCAGCGGCTGGCGTACGGATCAGGCCATGATCGCCGCCTGCCCGTACGCCTGGCCGTGGAATGTCCTCGGCTGGCCGGGCGTGAGCGTCCCCGCCGGGTTCAGCAGCGACGGCCTGCCGCTGGGCGCCCAGCTGCTCGGCCCGGCCCATGGCGAACCGCGGCTGATTTCGCTGGCCGCCCAGCTCCAGGACGATCTGCGCTGGCACGAGCGGCGGCCGGCCGCACATCCGGCGTCGCTCGGCGGCGTGCGTCTGTGA
- a CDS encoding nitrilase-related carbon-nitrogen hydrolase, with protein MADVVRAALVQATWTGDTESMIAKHEEYARAAAAQGAKVIGFQEVFNAPYFCQVQEPEHYRWAEPVPDGPTVRRMQDLARETGMVIVVPVFEVEQSGFYYNTAAVIDADGTVLGTYRKHHIPQVKGFWEKYYFKPGNIGWPVFDTAVGKVGVYICYDRHFPEGWRQLGLNGAQLVYNPSATSRGLSAYLWQLEQPAAAVANEYFIAAINRVGVEEYGDNDFYGTSYFVDPRGQFVGDVASDSKEELVIRDLDFALIDEVRQQWAFYRDRRPDAYDGLVQP; from the coding sequence ATGGCCGATGTTGTGCGTGCCGCACTGGTCCAGGCGACCTGGACCGGCGACACCGAATCGATGATCGCGAAGCATGAGGAGTACGCCCGGGCGGCGGCCGCGCAGGGCGCGAAAGTGATCGGCTTCCAAGAGGTCTTCAACGCCCCGTACTTCTGCCAGGTCCAGGAGCCCGAGCACTACCGCTGGGCCGAGCCGGTGCCCGACGGCCCGACCGTCCGGCGGATGCAGGACCTGGCCCGCGAGACCGGCATGGTCATCGTCGTCCCCGTCTTCGAGGTCGAACAGTCCGGCTTCTACTACAACACCGCGGCCGTCATCGACGCCGACGGCACGGTGCTGGGCACCTACCGCAAGCACCACATCCCGCAGGTCAAGGGCTTCTGGGAGAAGTACTACTTCAAGCCGGGGAACATCGGTTGGCCGGTCTTCGACACCGCCGTCGGCAAGGTCGGCGTCTACATCTGCTACGACCGCCACTTCCCCGAGGGCTGGCGGCAGCTGGGCCTCAACGGCGCCCAGCTCGTCTACAACCCCTCCGCCACCTCCCGCGGCCTGTCCGCCTACCTCTGGCAGCTGGAGCAGCCCGCGGCCGCCGTCGCCAACGAGTACTTCATCGCGGCGATCAACCGGGTCGGCGTCGAGGAGTACGGCGACAACGACTTCTACGGCACCAGCTACTTCGTCGACCCCCGAGGCCAGTTCGTCGGCGACGTCGCCAGCGACTCCAAGGAGGAACTGGTCATCCGCGACCTCGACTTCGCCCTGATCGACGAGGTCCGGCAGCAGTGGGCGTTCTACCGCGACCGCCGCCCCGACGCGTACGACGGGCTGGTGCAGCCATGA